The Vibrio echinoideorum genome includes a region encoding these proteins:
- a CDS encoding ATP-dependent DNA helicase — protein MISKTFSADGALGKAIPGFQPRQAQLDMAEAVSQAIQQQSQLVVEAGTGTGKTFAYLVPALLSGKKVIISTGSKNLQEQLFHRDLPLMVDALGFYGQVALLKGRSNYLCLDRLSRQMIESHGTHTDPTLLAQLVKVRGWSSATQTGDLGDCDDIAEDSPVIPTITSTNDNCLGKECPSYTDCFVLKARKKAMDSDVVVVNHHLFLADLAIKETGFGELIPEADVFIFDEAHQLPDIASQYFGQSVSSRQIQELAKDIEIAYRTEAKDMRQLQKVGDRLTQSAADLRIVLGDTSFRGNWREALKSESISRELVRLQDALQLAVDVLKLALGRSQLLDTAFERATMIKSRIERVCDVSITGYSYWYDTTPRHFALHITPLSVADKFHEQIELKPGAWVFTSATLAVSDDFDHFTSRLGLKPSAQFSLPSPFDYPNQARLCVPRYLPEPNSPGLADKLVRMLTPVIEQNQGRCFFLCTSHSMMKELGERFRETLSVPVLLQGETSKQKTLAEFMELGNALLVATGAFWEGIDVRGDALSCVIIDKLPFTAPDDPLLKARIEDCKLKGGDPFAQVQLPDAVITLKQGVGRLIRDKRDNGALIICDNRLVTRDYGGVFLASLPPIPRTRDLGIIKEFLAKDHTTAAD, from the coding sequence ATGATATCTAAAACGTTTTCTGCTGATGGTGCTCTGGGCAAAGCGATCCCAGGGTTTCAACCACGACAAGCTCAGTTAGACATGGCTGAAGCGGTGTCACAAGCCATTCAGCAACAGAGTCAGTTAGTTGTTGAAGCTGGGACGGGTACCGGTAAGACATTTGCTTACCTAGTACCTGCATTGCTTAGCGGTAAGAAAGTCATCATTAGTACGGGGTCTAAAAACCTGCAAGAACAGCTATTTCACCGTGACTTACCATTGATGGTCGATGCGCTTGGCTTTTATGGTCAGGTTGCTTTGCTGAAAGGTCGCTCAAACTATTTATGTTTGGATAGACTGAGCCGCCAAATGATTGAAAGTCATGGCACTCATACCGATCCAACGTTGCTGGCTCAGTTGGTGAAAGTTCGTGGTTGGTCATCTGCAACACAAACCGGTGATTTGGGTGATTGCGATGATATTGCTGAAGATAGCCCGGTTATTCCTACGATTACCTCAACTAATGACAACTGCTTAGGTAAAGAATGCCCGAGCTACACTGATTGTTTTGTGCTTAAGGCGCGTAAAAAAGCGATGGACTCCGATGTGGTTGTGGTAAACCATCACTTGTTTCTCGCGGATTTAGCGATCAAAGAAACAGGGTTTGGTGAACTGATCCCTGAAGCCGATGTGTTCATTTTTGATGAAGCGCATCAGCTCCCTGATATTGCTAGCCAATATTTTGGACAATCAGTTTCTAGTAGGCAGATCCAAGAGTTAGCCAAAGACATTGAAATCGCTTACCGCACTGAAGCCAAAGACATGCGTCAACTGCAAAAGGTTGGCGATAGGCTAACTCAATCTGCGGCTGACTTGCGCATTGTACTCGGCGATACCAGTTTCCGCGGAAATTGGCGTGAAGCCTTGAAATCTGAATCTATCTCAAGAGAGTTGGTTCGTCTCCAAGATGCCCTTCAGCTTGCTGTTGACGTATTGAAGTTAGCACTAGGTCGAAGCCAGTTATTAGATACCGCCTTTGAGCGTGCCACCATGATAAAGTCACGAATAGAACGTGTGTGTGATGTGTCGATTACTGGGTATTCCTATTGGTATGACACTACGCCAAGGCATTTTGCTTTGCACATCACGCCACTGTCGGTCGCGGATAAATTCCACGAACAAATCGAGCTTAAACCGGGCGCTTGGGTGTTTACTTCGGCAACCTTAGCGGTTTCGGATGATTTCGACCATTTCACTTCGCGACTCGGATTAAAGCCATCGGCACAGTTTTCTTTGCCTAGCCCATTCGATTATCCAAATCAGGCGCGATTGTGCGTGCCTCGTTATCTACCTGAACCTAATAGCCCGGGCTTAGCGGATAAGCTAGTAAGAATGCTGACTCCTGTGATTGAGCAAAACCAAGGTCGCTGTTTCTTCTTGTGTACCTCACACAGCATGATGAAAGAGTTGGGGGAGCGATTCCGTGAAACACTCTCGGTGCCAGTTCTGCTGCAAGGTGAGACAAGTAAGCAAAAAACCTTAGCCGAATTCATGGAATTAGGTAACGCATTGCTGGTGGCCACGGGGGCATTTTGGGAGGGGATCGATGTTAGGGGCGACGCATTAAGCTGTGTTATCATCGATAAATTGCCCTTTACAGCTCCAGACGACCCGTTACTTAAGGCTCGAATCGAGGACTGTAAGTTAAAAGGGGGTGATCCTTTTGCACAAGTACAGTTACCAGACGCAGTGATTACCTTGAAACAAGGTGTTGGCCGATTAATACGTGATAAGCGTGACAATGGCGCTTTGATTATTTGCGATAACCGCTTGGTGACCCGTGATTACGGTGGTGTATTTTTGGCGAGTTTACCGCCTATTCCACGTACCCGTGACTTAGGGATCATTAAAGAATTCTTAGCTAAAGACCATACAACCGCTGCTGATTAA
- the tsaB gene encoding tRNA (adenosine(37)-N6)-threonylcarbamoyltransferase complex dimerization subunit type 1 TsaB has translation MSAKILAVDTATENCSVALVMGDQVFARSEEAPRDHTKKILPMVDEVLKEANIALTDIDAIAFGQGPGSFTGVRIGIGIAQGLAFGADLPMIGVSTLAAMAQGSYRKFGETHVAAAIDARMSEVYWARYSREQDGRWTAVDAECVTPPSELAAQLEADSETWAKVGTGWEAYAEHMDTLAINTKACEVLFPEAQDMAFLAQFAYAEGKAVAAEESEPVYLRDKVTWKKLPGRE, from the coding sequence ATGAGCGCGAAAATTCTTGCAGTAGATACCGCAACTGAAAACTGTTCAGTTGCACTAGTAATGGGTGACCAGGTGTTCGCACGTAGCGAAGAGGCTCCTCGAGACCATACGAAAAAAATTCTACCTATGGTTGATGAAGTACTGAAAGAAGCGAACATCGCTTTAACCGATATCGACGCAATTGCGTTTGGCCAAGGCCCAGGCAGTTTCACAGGCGTACGTATTGGTATTGGTATTGCTCAAGGCTTGGCTTTTGGTGCTGATTTACCGATGATCGGTGTATCTACATTGGCAGCGATGGCTCAGGGTAGCTACCGTAAATTTGGTGAAACTCACGTAGCAGCAGCGATTGATGCGCGCATGAGTGAAGTATACTGGGCTCGTTACAGCCGTGAACAAGATGGTCGTTGGACTGCAGTTGATGCGGAATGTGTCACACCTCCAAGCGAATTGGCTGCGCAGCTTGAAGCGGATTCTGAAACATGGGCAAAAGTAGGCACCGGTTGGGAAGCATACGCCGAGCACATGGACACACTAGCGATCAACACTAAAGCGTGTGAGGTGCTGTTCCCAGAAGCTCAAGACATGGCGTTCCTTGCTCAATTTGCTTACGCAGAAGGTAAAGCGGTTGCAGCAGAAGAGTCTGAGCCAGTTTATCTTCGTGATAAAGTGACGTGGAAAAAACTGCCAGGTCGAGAGTAA
- a CDS encoding Slp family lipoprotein has translation MFSLISKSRLFFLVAFSSMVMGCSSLPEELNANSEQVVTDYQEWVNTVPEAGDVRLGGVIAKVTNLQDKTRVEVVNMPISSSGKPDIDAEPKGRFVAYIDGYVEPLSFAEGRLVTLVGTSNGTEDGTIGDYPYTFPVMNVYNQRLWQITERVVVNDFAPTYYSCRSLHCRSFQTMPRQGRVIKDVE, from the coding sequence ATGTTTTCTCTCATTTCTAAATCTCGCTTATTTTTCCTTGTCGCTTTCTCTTCGATGGTGATGGGCTGCTCCTCTTTGCCTGAAGAACTTAATGCAAACTCTGAACAGGTTGTAACTGATTACCAAGAGTGGGTAAATACCGTACCAGAAGCTGGTGATGTTCGCTTAGGGGGCGTTATTGCGAAGGTGACCAATTTACAAGATAAGACTCGTGTTGAAGTGGTTAATATGCCGATCTCAAGTAGCGGGAAACCTGATATTGATGCCGAGCCAAAAGGGCGTTTTGTTGCTTATATTGATGGTTATGTTGAGCCATTGAGCTTTGCTGAAGGCCGTTTAGTCACCTTGGTGGGCACATCAAATGGCACGGAAGATGGCACTATTGGTGATTATCCTTATACCTTCCCGGTAATGAATGTATATAACCAACGCTTGTGGCAAATTACAGAGCGAGTGGTTGTGAACGACTTTGCTCCTACCTATTATTCATGTCGCAGCTTACATTGTCGTAGTTTCCAAACGATGCCAAGACAAGGGCGCGTAATTAAAGACGTCGAATAG
- a CDS encoding alpha/beta fold hydrolase, with translation MIEKSYSLASGTLATQQIGSPETTATTVVFVHGWLDNSASFNSVVDTLEKRASNLHLVAIDLFGHGFSSHKSGSYYPFHDYIDDLHQLVTKLSPNRLVLVGHSLGALIASCYSAAFPEKVSGLIQIEGHGPLSEAPQETVSRLRDGVLSRLRQRRKPSRPLASLEDAIKLRAHTNQINAELIAPIVKRGIVELGTVAQAAFDQAAFDQATVDHVAFDQTTDEQGITEFESSWQWRCDPNLKCDSLYRMSQAHAEAIMTAIECPQLIILGNDGFRHLQHNRYKSAHSSLHIETIPGGHHCHLESPELVSELILGVVNKI, from the coding sequence ATGATTGAAAAGTCATACTCGCTTGCGAGCGGGACGCTCGCCACACAACAGATTGGAAGCCCAGAAACGACCGCCACGACGGTCGTTTTTGTTCATGGGTGGCTGGATAATTCTGCAAGCTTTAACTCAGTAGTAGATACGTTAGAAAAGCGGGCATCTAATTTGCATCTCGTTGCGATTGACCTTTTTGGACATGGCTTTTCATCGCATAAATCGGGCAGTTACTACCCATTTCACGACTATATCGATGACTTGCATCAGTTGGTGACCAAATTATCGCCAAACAGACTGGTACTAGTAGGACATTCACTTGGTGCATTGATCGCAAGTTGCTATAGTGCCGCCTTTCCTGAAAAGGTGTCAGGATTAATTCAAATTGAAGGTCACGGACCTCTTTCTGAAGCTCCCCAAGAAACGGTCTCTCGCTTGAGAGATGGGGTACTCAGTCGTCTTCGACAGCGAAGAAAGCCTTCACGTCCTCTAGCTAGCCTTGAGGATGCTATTAAACTGAGAGCTCACACTAACCAAATCAATGCTGAACTAATCGCTCCTATTGTTAAACGAGGAATTGTTGAGCTAGGTACTGTTGCTCAAGCTGCTTTTGATCAAGCTGCTTTTGATCAAGCGACAGTTGATCACGTTGCTTTTGATCAAACGACTGATGAGCAAGGTATTACCGAGTTCGAGAGCTCTTGGCAATGGCGATGCGATCCAAACCTAAAATGTGACTCGCTATATCGCATGTCACAGGCGCATGCTGAAGCGATTATGACGGCTATTGAATGCCCTCAATTAATAATTTTAGGGAATGATGGATTCCGACATTTGCAGCATAATCGCTACAAATCAGCCCATAGTTCTCTGCATATAGAGACTATTCCTGGCGGACATCATTGTCATTTAGAGAGCCCAGAGCTAGTTTCAGAGCTAATTCTTGGTGTAGTTAACAAAATTTAA
- the fadD gene encoding long-chain-fatty-acid--CoA ligase FadD, with amino-acid sequence MDKPWLSRYPSDVPETINPDQYPSLIEMFEQSVQKYADQPAFENMGSIMTFRKLEERSRAFAAYLQNDLKLKKGDRVALMMPNLLQYPIALFGVLRAGMIAVNVNPLYTPRELEHQLNDSGAKAIVIVSNFASTLEKVVDNTSVKHVVLTSLGQMLPRAKGTIVDFVVKYVKGMVPKYDLPGAISFRKALHKGRRLQYVKPFMAGDDIAFLQYTGGTTGVAKGAILTHRNMIANVLQAKGAYSPVLQEGRELVVTALPLYHVFALTVNCLLFVEMGGRNLLITNPRDIPGFIKELQKVPFTAITGVNTLFNALVNNEDFHELDFSNMRLSVGGGMAVQRTVAEQWKKATGVHLLEGYGLTECAPLVTGNPYDLKDYTGAIGLPVPSTEVRIVDDEGKVVGNDQVGELQVRGPQVMQGYWQRPEATKEVIDQDGWLSTGDIVKFDDEGLLYIVDRKKDMILVSGFNVYPNEIEDVVALHGKVLEVAAIGQPHEVSGELVKIYVVKRDPSLTKEDIIAHCREHLTGYKIPKLIEFREELPKTNVGKILRRVLREENDAELAKRASE; translated from the coding sequence GTGGATAAACCTTGGCTTTCACGTTATCCAAGTGACGTACCAGAAACGATCAACCCAGATCAGTACCCATCTCTTATAGAAATGTTTGAACAGTCGGTACAGAAGTACGCAGACCAACCTGCATTTGAGAATATGGGGTCTATCATGACATTCCGTAAGCTTGAAGAGCGCAGCCGTGCCTTTGCCGCTTATTTGCAGAATGATCTAAAACTGAAGAAAGGCGATCGTGTCGCGCTAATGATGCCAAACCTGCTGCAATACCCAATTGCACTCTTTGGTGTGCTGCGTGCGGGTATGATTGCAGTGAACGTCAACCCACTGTACACGCCTCGTGAACTTGAACACCAACTGAATGATTCTGGCGCAAAGGCGATAGTTATCGTTTCTAACTTTGCGAGTACGCTAGAGAAAGTGGTTGATAACACGTCAGTTAAACATGTTGTACTAACGAGCTTAGGGCAAATGTTGCCACGTGCGAAAGGTACGATTGTCGACTTCGTAGTGAAATACGTAAAAGGCATGGTGCCTAAGTATGATCTGCCAGGTGCTATCTCATTCAGAAAAGCACTGCATAAAGGCCGTCGTCTTCAATATGTTAAGCCATTTATGGCTGGCGATGACATCGCATTCCTACAGTACACAGGTGGTACAACGGGCGTAGCGAAGGGTGCAATCCTAACGCACCGCAATATGATCGCGAACGTACTTCAAGCGAAAGGGGCATATAGCCCGGTACTGCAAGAAGGCCGTGAATTGGTAGTTACGGCTCTGCCGCTTTACCACGTATTTGCACTTACCGTGAACTGCTTACTGTTTGTTGAGATGGGTGGTCGTAACCTATTGATTACTAATCCTCGTGACATTCCTGGCTTTATTAAAGAGCTACAAAAGGTTCCGTTTACTGCGATTACTGGCGTAAACACCTTGTTCAATGCTCTAGTGAATAACGAAGATTTCCACGAATTGGATTTCAGTAACATGCGTTTATCTGTTGGTGGCGGTATGGCGGTTCAACGCACGGTTGCTGAGCAATGGAAGAAAGCGACAGGCGTCCACCTATTGGAAGGCTATGGTTTAACTGAATGTGCTCCTTTGGTAACCGGTAACCCATACGATCTTAAAGACTACACGGGTGCAATCGGTCTACCAGTACCATCAACAGAAGTTCGTATTGTTGATGATGAAGGTAAAGTGGTTGGCAATGACCAAGTGGGTGAATTGCAGGTTCGTGGTCCTCAAGTGATGCAAGGCTACTGGCAACGTCCAGAAGCGACCAAAGAAGTGATCGATCAAGACGGTTGGTTGTCGACTGGTGATATCGTTAAGTTTGATGACGAAGGCTTGTTGTACATCGTTGACCGTAAGAAAGACATGATTCTTGTGTCTGGGTTCAACGTTTACCCGAACGAGATTGAAGATGTAGTGGCTCTGCATGGCAAAGTGTTAGAAGTCGCGGCTATCGGCCAACCTCATGAAGTGTCTGGCGAGCTAGTTAAGATTTACGTTGTTAAGCGTGACCCTAGCCTGACTAAAGAAGATATCATTGCGCACTGTCGTGAACATCTAACAGGCTACAAGATCCCTAAATTGATTGAGTTCCGTGAGGAGCTACCGAAAACCAATGTCGGTAAGATCTTGCGCCGTGTGTTACGTGAAGAGAACGATGCAGAGCTTGCTAAACGCGCAAGTGAGTAA
- the rnd gene encoding ribonuclease D, with amino-acid sequence MDYQIITQLKDLERVCQQAREADVVMLDTEFVRTRTYYPQLGLIQLFDGETLSLIDPIALDDMTPFVGLLKDASVLKVLHACGEDLEVFQNAFGCTPTPMVDTQIMAAFLGHGLSTGFAALVSEFEGVDLDKSESRTDWLARPLSQKQLDYAAADVHYLMPMYNKLLEKVMEAGWWEAAQQESDLQVAKRIRKVNPDNAYLDIKGAWQLKPQQLAILRPLATWRLKEAIKRDLALNFVFKEQDLWAVARFAMKDPKHMEQEGFDYRSVRRHGAKISSIVKLAEHTPEEEYPAPVERLMDYPGYKQLFKVLKDEVKTASQHSGLATEFLASKKQLNQVLSWIWKYDRNPEKLPDVMQGWRLDVVGEKLNKAIK; translated from the coding sequence GTGGATTATCAGATCATTACCCAATTGAAAGACCTTGAGCGAGTTTGCCAACAAGCACGTGAAGCCGATGTCGTTATGCTTGATACGGAGTTTGTTCGTACAAGAACCTATTACCCTCAATTAGGCTTGATTCAGTTATTTGATGGTGAAACGCTGTCACTGATTGACCCTATTGCTCTTGATGATATGACACCGTTTGTTGGGTTGTTGAAAGATGCTTCTGTTCTCAAAGTTCTGCACGCTTGCGGTGAAGATTTAGAAGTATTCCAGAACGCATTTGGTTGCACGCCAACACCAATGGTCGATACACAGATTATGGCTGCTTTTCTTGGCCATGGTTTATCAACGGGCTTTGCTGCTCTGGTTTCAGAGTTTGAGGGTGTAGACCTAGACAAGAGTGAATCTCGCACTGACTGGTTAGCTCGTCCGCTTTCTCAGAAGCAACTGGATTACGCAGCAGCAGATGTTCACTACCTGATGCCAATGTACAACAAGCTTCTAGAAAAAGTGATGGAAGCGGGCTGGTGGGAAGCGGCGCAACAAGAGTCTGATTTACAAGTGGCTAAGCGCATCCGTAAAGTAAACCCAGACAACGCTTACCTTGATATTAAAGGCGCGTGGCAGCTAAAACCTCAACAGTTAGCCATCTTGAGACCTCTAGCTACTTGGCGTTTAAAAGAAGCGATTAAGCGTGATTTAGCGTTGAACTTTGTCTTTAAAGAACAAGACTTGTGGGCTGTTGCCCGTTTTGCGATGAAAGATCCTAAACATATGGAGCAGGAAGGGTTTGATTACCGTTCTGTACGTCGCCATGGTGCGAAGATCAGCTCAATAGTGAAATTGGCTGAGCATACGCCAGAAGAAGAGTACCCAGCGCCAGTAGAACGTCTAATGGACTACCCAGGTTACAAGCAACTCTTCAAAGTGCTGAAAGATGAAGTGAAAACCGCATCACAACACAGTGGTTTAGCGACTGAATTTTTGGCATCGAAGAAGCAACTTAATCAAGTGTTAAGCTGGATTTGGAAGTACGATCGTAATCCAGAGAAGCTGCCTGATGTAATGCAAGGTTGGCGTCTAGATGTCGTTGGCGAGAAGCTAAATAAAGCAATCAAGTAA
- the minE gene encoding cell division topological specificity factor MinE: MSLLEFFRPQKKTTANLAKERLQIIVAERRSHDDPAPSYLPQLKEDILRVIAKYVEVDPSMVDLTFEHKDDDISVLELNVKLPEEER; this comes from the coding sequence ATGTCATTATTAGAGTTTTTTAGACCACAGAAAAAGACCACCGCAAACCTAGCCAAAGAGCGTTTGCAGATCATCGTTGCGGAGCGACGCAGCCATGATGATCCAGCACCATCATACTTACCACAGCTTAAAGAAGACATTCTAAGGGTTATCGCTAAGTATGTAGAAGTCGATCCATCAATGGTTGATCTAACTTTCGAACACAAAGATGATGACATCTCAGTATTAGAGCTGAATGTTAAGCTTCCAGAAGAAGAACGATAG
- the minD gene encoding septum site-determining protein MinD, translated as MARIIVVTSGKGGVGKTTSSAAIASGLALKGKKTAVIDFDIGLRNLDLIMGCERRVVYDFVNVINGEATLNQAMIKDKRTENLFILPASQTRDKDALTKDGVRRVFDELDEMGFDFIICDSPAGIEQGALMALYFADEAIVTTNPEVSSVRDSDRILGILDSKSRRSEDGLEPVKTHLLLTRYNPARVNQGEMLSVEDVEEILHISLLGVIPESQAVLNASNKGVPVIFDEATDAGMAYNDTVERLLGSQVDFRFLTEQKKGIFKRLFGG; from the coding sequence ATGGCACGCATTATCGTTGTAACGTCTGGTAAAGGCGGGGTAGGCAAAACGACCTCCAGTGCAGCTATTGCCTCGGGTCTGGCTTTAAAAGGGAAGAAAACCGCAGTTATCGACTTTGATATCGGCCTGCGTAACCTAGATTTAATCATGGGTTGTGAACGTCGCGTTGTGTACGACTTCGTTAATGTTATCAATGGTGAAGCGACGCTGAACCAAGCGATGATCAAAGACAAGCGCACAGAGAATCTATTCATTCTTCCTGCGTCTCAAACTCGTGATAAAGATGCACTGACTAAAGACGGTGTTCGTCGTGTGTTTGATGAGCTGGATGAAATGGGCTTTGATTTCATCATCTGTGATTCTCCAGCAGGTATCGAGCAAGGTGCTCTGATGGCGTTGTACTTTGCTGATGAAGCGATTGTGACGACTAACCCTGAAGTCTCTTCTGTACGCGATTCAGACCGTATTCTAGGTATTCTTGATTCTAAGTCTCGCCGCTCTGAAGACGGCTTGGAGCCAGTGAAAACGCACCTTCTACTGACTCGTTACAACCCAGCACGCGTAAATCAAGGTGAGATGCTGAGCGTGGAAGATGTAGAAGAAATCTTACACATCTCGCTACTGGGTGTTATCCCAGAGAGCCAAGCGGTACTAAACGCATCGAACAAAGGTGTTCCCGTTATCTTTGACGAAGCAACCGACGCAGGTATGGCTTACAATGATACTGTAGAGCGACTACTGGGTAGCCAAGTTGACTTCCGCTTCTTAACGGAACAGAAGAAAGGCATCTTCAAAAGACTGTTCGGGGGCTAA
- the minC gene encoding septum site-determining protein MinC translates to MSSNPDLKGSSFTLSVLHLSDDQVENAVSFLQEKVDQAPTFFAAAPVVINISKVAGDIDFVQLKNGISQAGMIPVGVAGCSDKRMQNLAKEAGFAVMTASKSPSQAPAKMAPIKVIRTPIRSGQQVYAKDGDLLILSHVSAGAEVIADGSIHIHGTLRGRAIAGASGQTEAKIICNDLQAELVSIAGNYWLSDQIDSEYWQKKTMFSMANDVLHVDVLAI, encoded by the coding sequence ATGTCTAGTAACCCAGATCTAAAAGGTAGCAGTTTCACGCTATCTGTTTTGCACTTATCCGATGATCAAGTCGAAAATGCGGTGTCTTTTCTTCAAGAGAAGGTAGACCAAGCACCCACTTTTTTCGCTGCTGCGCCTGTTGTTATTAACATTAGCAAAGTCGCTGGCGATATCGACTTCGTGCAACTGAAAAACGGTATCTCTCAAGCGGGCATGATCCCAGTTGGTGTGGCAGGCTGCTCTGATAAGCGTATGCAAAACCTAGCAAAAGAAGCCGGTTTTGCAGTAATGACAGCGAGCAAGTCGCCCTCTCAAGCTCCGGCAAAGATGGCACCAATTAAAGTGATTAGAACGCCTATTCGTTCTGGCCAGCAGGTTTATGCCAAAGATGGCGACCTGTTAATCCTGAGTCACGTGAGTGCTGGCGCAGAAGTGATTGCCGATGGCAGCATCCATATTCATGGCACATTGCGCGGCCGTGCGATTGCAGGTGCAAGTGGTCAAACTGAAGCAAAAATAATTTGTAATGATTTACAAGCAGAGCTGGTTTCCATCGCTGGAAATTACTGGCTCAGCGATCAAATTGATAGCGAGTACTGGCAGAAAAAAACCATGTTCAGTATGGCAAACGATGTATTACACGTTGATGTCCTCGCAATATAA
- a CDS encoding YcgL domain-containing protein: MLCSIYKSSKKEGTYLYIPKKDDFSQVPDALMQMFGKPSFVMVIKMDGRTLAQVSIEKVRESLKSDGFFLQVPPPPVNELERHKERKAQQKVQDEE, translated from the coding sequence ATGCTGTGTTCTATATATAAAAGCTCAAAGAAAGAAGGAACATACCTTTATATCCCTAAGAAGGATGATTTCTCACAAGTTCCTGACGCATTGATGCAAATGTTTGGTAAACCTAGTTTTGTAATGGTAATTAAAATGGATGGCCGTACGCTTGCCCAAGTCAGCATCGAAAAAGTGAGAGAATCACTAAAAAGCGATGGTTTCTTTTTGCAGGTTCCGCCACCACCGGTTAACGAACTTGAACGACATAAAGAGCGTAAAGCTCAACAAAAAGTTCAAGACGAAGAGTAA
- a CDS encoding lytic murein transglycosylase gives MSKFSKTILAVSALLLGNSLTIGSVQAEELSFEQYVEKLKQQGREEGISEAIIDEAFDGVTFKPRAVKADKNQPEKKLTLDEYIPRAVPDWKVKQARSLYKKHYQALKRIGDEYGVQPRFIVALWGVESNFGKFTGNYSVIDALTTMAYEGRREAFFRKEAMAALTILDQGHIAPKDMKGSWAGAMGQPQFMPSSFLAYAADGSGDGKKDIWGTEEDVFASAANYLGQSGWDDKYTWGRQVHVPSTVSIEMQGRDEDKAKYLQEWSELGITRFDGRALPQLDEDIKAWLIMPDDETGRSYLIYNNYNVLMKWNRSYYFALAVSHLADRIKFD, from the coding sequence TTGAGTAAATTTTCAAAAACCATATTGGCGGTGTCGGCATTGCTATTGGGTAATAGCCTGACTATCGGCTCAGTACAAGCTGAAGAGCTGAGCTTTGAACAGTATGTAGAAAAACTAAAACAACAAGGCCGTGAAGAAGGTATCTCTGAAGCGATCATTGATGAAGCCTTTGATGGTGTGACATTTAAGCCAAGAGCCGTCAAAGCCGACAAAAATCAGCCTGAGAAAAAACTGACTCTGGATGAATACATTCCACGTGCAGTTCCAGATTGGAAAGTGAAGCAGGCGCGATCGCTCTATAAAAAACATTACCAAGCGTTAAAGCGCATTGGCGATGAGTATGGCGTTCAACCCAGGTTCATTGTCGCTCTATGGGGCGTTGAGAGTAATTTTGGTAAGTTCACTGGCAATTACAGTGTGATCGATGCTTTGACGACTATGGCCTATGAAGGACGCAGAGAAGCTTTCTTCCGCAAAGAAGCGATGGCGGCATTAACGATTCTTGATCAAGGCCATATTGCACCAAAAGACATGAAAGGCTCATGGGCGGGTGCGATGGGGCAACCTCAGTTTATGCCAAGTTCATTCTTAGCTTACGCTGCTGATGGCAGTGGCGATGGCAAGAAAGATATTTGGGGCACCGAAGAAGATGTTTTTGCTTCGGCGGCTAATTATCTCGGCCAATCGGGTTGGGATGACAAATACACTTGGGGTCGTCAGGTTCACGTACCATCAACGGTATCCATTGAAATGCAAGGTCGCGACGAAGACAAAGCGAAATACCTACAAGAGTGGTCTGAACTCGGTATTACACGCTTCGATGGCCGAGCTCTTCCTCAGTTGGATGAAGACATCAAAGCTTGGTTGATTATGCCTGATGACGAAACAGGCCGTTCGTACCTGATTTACAACAACTACAATGTTCTAATGAAGTGGAATCGTTCTTATTACTTTGCCTTGGCAGTCAGCCATCTAGCCGACCGAATTAAGTTTGATTAA